The following are from one region of the Nicotiana tabacum cultivar K326 chromosome 3, ASM71507v2, whole genome shotgun sequence genome:
- the LOC107795524 gene encoding putative L-type lectin-domain containing receptor kinase S.5 produces the protein MGLLTAKLLTIFIFLSCLQLKIQAQKLKTFNKEYPSFDETFFNIFEVEKPATISNGALQVTPDSASDDFELNNNSGRILLKQPFKLWDGDITNNKSRVASFNSSFLVNIYRPKNETAAEGLAFLISPDLEKPLNSQGQYLGLTNATTDGNSTNKVIAVELDTFKQNFDPDDNHIGIDIHSVRSVKYESLSSHGIELAPIGARFYNVWVQYDGIKKILDVYIAEQAEKNGSTPPRPNNPILTYNLDLKNHVNQESYFGFAASTGSNYQLNCVLRWNLTVEYFPDKKHPWLKVVLGVGVPVVVLLLLGAAYLGYIYHRRRVDRSQSNILGALKSLPGTPQEYKFKALKKATNNFDEKNKLGQGGYGVVYRGFLAAEDKDIAVKWFSRESIKGQDDFLAELTIINRLRHKHLVKLLGWCHKNGKLLLVYEYMPNGSLDMHLFSGPDKQPLSWHVRYKIMQGVASSLHYLHNEYEQRVVHRDLKASNIMLDSQFNARLGDFGLARALDNERTSYAEAEGVLGTMGYIAPECFHTGKATSQSDVYAFGAVLLEVVCGQRPGTKVNGFQFFVDWVWYLHREGRILEAVDQRLGDDYVAEEAKKLLLLGLACSHPIASERPKTQTIVQIISGSAPAPDVPPFKPAFVWPSMMPMDIDSSVMDTTSITTSHFNSGWSLDYQSRETPTYADHPNSLV, from the exons ATGGGATTGTTGACAGCAAAATTACTCACCATTTTCATTTTTCTCAGCTGTCTTCAACTCAAGATTCAAGCCCAGAAACTGAAAACGTTCAACAAAGAATATCCATCTTTTGATGAAACTTTCTTTAACATATTTGAGGTTGAAAAACCTGCAACAATCAGTAACGGTGCTCTTCAGGTGACTCCTGACTCTGCATCTGATGATTTTGAACTCAATAATAACTCAGGAAGAATCCTCTTGAAACAGCCATTTAAGCTATGGGATGGTGATATTACAAACAATAAAAGCAGGGTTGCATCTTTCAACTCTTCTTTTCTTGTAAATATTTATAGGCCAAAGAATGAAACAGCTGCTGAAGGTTTAGCATTCTTGATTTCTCCAGATTTGGAGAAGCCACTCAATAGCCAAGGGCAGTATTTGGGTTTGACAAATGCTACTACTGATGGAAATTCCACCAATAAAGTTATTGCTGTTGAGCTTGATACTTTCAAGCAAAACTTTGACCCTGATGATAACCATATTGGTATTGATATTCACAGTGTTAGATCTGTAAAGTATGAATCTTTATCATCTCATGGGATTGAGCTTGCTCCTATTGGTGCAAGATTCTATAATGTTTGGGTACAATATGATGGAATCAAGAAAATTCTTGATGTGTATATTGCAGAACAAGCTGAAAAAAATGGCTCTACACCACCTAGGCCAAACAACCCCATCTTAACATATAATCTTGATTTAAAAAACCATGTGAATCAAGAATCATATTTTGGATTTGCTGCATCAACTGGGAGTAATTACCAACTCAACTGTGTGCTGAGGTGGAACTTAACAGTTGAGTATTTTCCAGATAAAAAGCATCCTTGGTTGAAGGTTGTTTTAGGGGTTGGGGTTCCAGTAGTGGTGTTATTGCTACTTGGGGCAGCATATTTAGGGTATATTTATCACAGGAGAAGAGTTGATAGGTCACAGTCAAATATATTGGGTGCACTAAAGAGTTTGCCTGGAACCCCACAAGAGTATAAGTTCAAGGCTTTGAAAAAAGCTActaacaattttgatgaaaagAATAAGCTTGGGCAAGGGGGATATGGAGTGGTTTACAGAGGTTTTTTAGCTGCTGAGGATAAAGATATTGCAGTCAAGTGGTTTTCAAGGGAAAGTATCAAAGGTCAAGATGATTTCTTGGCTGAACTTACTATCATTAATCGTCTCAGGCATAAACATCTTGTCAAATTGCTTG GATGGTGCCACAAGAATGGAAAGCTACTGCTTGTATATGAATACATGCCTAATGGCAGCCTAGATATGCACCTTTTTTCGGGGCCAGATAAGCAGCCGCTGAGCTGGCATGTCCGCTACAAGATTATGCAAGGTGTTGCCTCATCATTGCACTATCTGCACAATGAGTACGAGCAGAGGGTGGTCCATCGCGATCTAAAGGCAAGTAACATAATGCTCGACTCCCAGTTCAATGCACGCCTTGGGGATTTTGGCCTTGCACGAGCCCTTGACAACGAAAGGACCTCGTATGCTGAGGCCGAGGGAGTGCTTGGCACAATGGGATACATAGCACCAGAATGTTTCCACACCGGGAAAGCCACATCACAATCTGATGTTTACGCATTTGGGGCCGTGTTGTTGGAAGTTGTATGTGGCCAAAGACCTGGAACCAAGGTTAATGGCTTTCAATTCTTTGTTGATTGGGTATGGTACTTGCATCGTGAAGGCCGTATCTTAGAAGCTGTTGATCAAAGGCTTGGAGATGACTATGTTGCTGAAGAAGCGAAGAAACTTCTGCTGTTAGGTTTGGCTTGCTCACATCCAATAGCAAGTGAGAGACCTAAAACACAGACAATAGTTCAGATTATATCAGGGTCAGCACCAGCACCAGATGTTCCACCATTTAAGCCAGCATTTGTATGGCCATCTATGATGCCAATGGACATAGATTCTAGTGTTATGGACACAACATCTATTACAACTTCTCACTTCAATTCAGGATGGAGTCTTGACTATCAAAGCAGGGAGACCCCAACATATGCAGACCACCCAAACTCATTGGTGTAG